In Nanohaloarchaea archaeon SW_7_43_1, a single window of DNA contains:
- a CDS encoding 4a-hydroxytetrahydrobiopterin dehydratase produces the protein MTGKLSDDEIDEKLDGMQIWSFYSDKLTTRIEFDNYRDAVFFANAVFSIAEEEFHHPEVKVEYGAVEIDLWSHEEDGVTEKDLEMAEKIEDIVGNIEWS, from the coding sequence ATGACTGGAAAACTTTCTGATGATGAGATAGATGAAAAGCTTGATGGAATGCAGATATGGAGTTTTTACAGCGATAAGCTTACCACTAGAATCGAGTTTGATAACTATAGAGATGCAGTGTTCTTTGCGAATGCGGTTTTCTCAATAGCTGAGGAAGAGTTCCATCACCCTGAAGTGAAGGTTGAGTACGGCGCTGTGGAGATAGATCTTTGGAGCCATGAGGAAGACGGGGTAACGGAGAAAGATCTTGAAATGGCGGAGAAAATTGAGGATATAGTCGGTAATATTGAATGGAGTTGA
- a CDS encoding DNA lyase: MEDKEKVRSIYQELLEKYGEPEEPDNMSGIDYLIETILSQNTNDINRDKAFRNLKDKYEDDYRAIENADREELIEAIRIAGLGPTKAERIQEALKIVREDQGGYSIDFLEEMDISGAKKWLTDIPGIGPKTASVILCFHFKMPTFPVDTHVHRLSKRLGLVPENASRTKTHNVMEEKVPDEIKYAFHILMITHGRNGCTAHDESCEICEKYREK; the protein is encoded by the coding sequence ATGGAAGATAAGGAGAAAGTAAGATCTATATACCAGGAATTACTCGAAAAATATGGTGAACCCGAGGAACCCGATAACATGTCGGGTATTGACTATCTGATTGAAACTATTCTATCCCAGAACACGAACGATATAAACAGAGACAAAGCCTTCAGAAACCTGAAAGATAAGTATGAAGATGACTACAGGGCGATTGAAAACGCTGACAGAGAGGAGCTTATCGAAGCCATCCGGATCGCCGGTCTTGGTCCTACAAAAGCGGAGCGTATTCAAGAAGCCCTGAAAATTGTCCGTGAAGATCAGGGCGGATACAGTATTGACTTTCTCGAAGAAATGGATATAAGCGGTGCGAAGAAATGGCTGACCGATATACCTGGAATCGGTCCGAAGACTGCCTCTGTAATCCTTTGCTTCCATTTCAAAATGCCGACCTTCCCGGTTGACACTCATGTTCACCGATTATCTAAGAGGCTGGGTCTAGTACCCGAGAACGCTTCCAGAACAAAGACTCATAATGTAATGGAGGAAAAGGTACCGGATGAAATCAAATATGCTTTTCATATTCTGATGATTACACACGGCAGAAATGGCTGTACTGCTCATGATGAAAGCTGTGAGATATGTGAGAAGTACAGAGAAAAATAA
- a CDS encoding translation initiation factor IF-2 subunit beta → MIIMTDYDELLDKGIKEAEDLGDGERFEVPVADTRKEGSKTIIPNFSDIASKFSREEKHLSKYIQNELGTAGHIEGDELILNGEFRRGSIQAKIQQYAEEYVFCPECSRPDTKIVKEKGVEMLKCQACGARTPV, encoded by the coding sequence ATCATAATTATGACGGATTACGACGAACTGCTTGACAAGGGAATAAAAGAAGCAGAGGATCTTGGAGACGGGGAAAGATTCGAGGTCCCTGTAGCAGATACAAGGAAAGAAGGATCAAAAACTATAATTCCAAACTTTTCGGACATCGCCTCAAAATTCAGCAGAGAAGAGAAACATTTATCGAAATATATACAGAACGAGCTCGGAACCGCAGGCCACATCGAAGGAGATGAGCTTATCTTGAACGGAGAGTTCAGAAGAGGCAGTATACAGGCCAAAATCCAACAGTATGCCGAAGAGTATGTTTTCTGCCCTGAATGCTCAAGACCGGATACAAAGATAGTCAAGGAGAAAGGCGTCGAAATGCTAAAATGCCAGGCTTGTGGAGCTAGAACGCCGGTCTAG
- a CDS encoding ribonuclease P protein component 2 (Part of ribonuclease P, a protein complex which generates mature tRNA molecules by cleaving their 5'ends; Archaeal RNase P has multiple protein subunits homologous to eukaryotic nuclear RNase P proteins) has protein sequence MKPLPPSIREKKRYLKFKIHAEKDVGFGEVADAIWDTSLNYLGSEKTGKANHWLIKNQFDKDRQTGIIKIRKSFLNNFRSSLAIIDEIGDKNGFIEIQSVSGSIKKLKND, from the coding sequence ATGAAGCCTCTACCACCATCTATCAGAGAGAAAAAACGGTATCTAAAATTCAAGATTCACGCAGAGAAAGATGTAGGATTCGGTGAAGTTGCTGATGCTATCTGGGATACATCTCTCAACTATCTTGGCTCAGAGAAGACAGGAAAAGCCAATCACTGGCTTATAAAAAATCAGTTCGATAAAGACAGACAAACAGGAATAATCAAGATTAGAAAGTCTTTTTTAAACAATTTTCGATCTTCTTTAGCAATTATAGATGAGATCGGTGACAAAAATGGATTTATTGAAATTCAGAGCGTTTCTGGCAGCATTAAGAAGTTGAAAAATGACTAG
- a CDS encoding cell division protein — protein sequence MEYGEAVSEFEEFFSEAYYEEVARTVKEGEESVLVDFQEMDIFNPELSDYLREKPNSATNAAEEGILGVDIISDEELTVRFTHMSEEDFVLLKNLRSQHIGKFIPVKGMIKRASQVKPEVVSAIFECSQCGDRYEKEQDSSELKSPYKCDCGSRKFEVEEKKMTDTQNIVVEEDPESRAGSEQPETLSVRLKGDLVDPNFQKKVVPGNKAEITGIVREEPLKKKSKKYNIYMDGNYLEPTEQEFEELELGDEEIQDIKELSKNPEIFDKIARSIAPSIYGHHQIKKAIALQMFGGVKKTREDGVKSRGDIHILLIGEPGTGKSQILKFTGQIAPKGRYVVGKSSTGAGLCVTGDTLIHTEEGFKEIGKIGKENISFRPEFETAKEHEIKLPTFSDGEISESNSSLVWRMPEKKCIRAETVYGKEIEASEDTDILTCGEDGLEWKKIDDIEEGDFIASPDYTEIDRKSPDIEKYYTFENEKFKLGQKSSKELRDRMKEKHGDLRTAAEELNLSEDFVYTSIRKRFIPYPRLKYLLKEFNLEFDQLEINSVMLQNGEEFTLPKEFDRKLMYLIGMVFGDGNISVEENRGLVRISNSDRDLLKRCQNIIEEKFSKKIKIEKQEDKVPYLRIHSKTIAEFFQNLGMQTPKEGLKLDFELTISQNADKFLQGLLDADGSVVSRDNGSDSVQYSTISHKLADQVQLMLETYGIKSRKRTRDRRGVERLANGQEIESQLVQKHLVIRGEHIDRFKEELGFKSVKKHSSLKEITGKKRNTNQDIVPVNNILKKSEASPKNHWTYFNQDKNPGEKRAQQILEEVKLEEQIAEKLKKVQEAEINWEKVKKVKETGEKELYDLTVPETHNFIGNGIITHNTAAVVRDETTGEFELEAGAVVLANKGLAAIDEIDKMSEEDRSSLHEAMEQQQISISKANIQATLHAQTSILAAGNPKLGRFDPYEPIPQQIEIGDTLLSRFDFIFPVKDEPDEDKDTKLSSQVLQNHIEPEETDAEVPQEMLRKYVAYAKKNIRPTLTQEAADKIQEFYVSMRTKGSDEAGESVPITARQLEALVRVAEASARSELKDDVTVDDAQRAIDILTYCLKQVGVDPETGEFDIDVVESGVTSSQRNRQQTIKHILNRMAGDSSSDMEDVLDEAEEEGLDRGKAEKMIKQLMRDGEVFEPEPGKVKMM from the coding sequence ATGGAATATGGGGAGGCAGTCAGTGAGTTCGAGGAATTCTTTTCCGAAGCATATTATGAAGAAGTCGCTAGGACGGTAAAGGAAGGTGAAGAATCAGTTTTAGTGGATTTCCAGGAAATGGATATCTTCAACCCTGAACTCAGTGACTATCTGAGAGAGAAACCTAATAGCGCGACAAATGCGGCCGAGGAAGGAATTCTTGGAGTAGACATAATTTCTGATGAAGAATTAACTGTAAGATTTACTCACATGTCGGAGGAGGATTTCGTTTTACTTAAAAACCTCCGCTCACAGCATATCGGAAAGTTCATCCCGGTCAAAGGAATGATCAAGAGAGCTTCACAGGTAAAACCAGAGGTAGTATCAGCTATATTCGAGTGTTCACAGTGCGGAGATCGCTACGAGAAAGAACAGGACTCGTCAGAACTGAAATCGCCTTATAAATGTGACTGCGGATCTAGAAAGTTCGAAGTCGAGGAGAAGAAAATGACCGACACCCAAAACATTGTGGTAGAAGAGGATCCTGAGTCACGGGCCGGATCAGAGCAACCGGAGACATTATCCGTGAGACTGAAAGGCGACCTTGTTGATCCAAACTTCCAGAAGAAAGTAGTACCAGGTAACAAAGCCGAGATAACGGGAATAGTCAGAGAAGAACCTCTCAAAAAGAAATCAAAGAAATATAATATCTACATGGATGGAAACTACCTCGAGCCAACCGAACAAGAGTTCGAGGAACTTGAACTTGGAGACGAAGAGATACAAGATATCAAAGAACTGTCTAAGAACCCGGAAATATTCGATAAAATAGCCAGATCAATCGCACCATCAATCTACGGCCACCATCAGATCAAGAAGGCTATCGCTCTCCAGATGTTTGGAGGAGTGAAGAAAACAAGAGAAGACGGAGTAAAATCCCGCGGAGACATCCACATATTACTGATCGGGGAGCCGGGAACCGGTAAATCACAGATACTAAAATTCACAGGACAGATCGCGCCGAAAGGAAGATACGTTGTAGGTAAATCCTCGACCGGAGCAGGTTTGTGTGTGACGGGAGACACACTGATCCACACTGAAGAGGGCTTCAAAGAAATCGGTAAAATTGGAAAAGAAAACATCTCATTCAGACCAGAATTTGAAACTGCAAAGGAACACGAAATTAAGCTTCCGACGTTCTCAGATGGAGAAATTAGTGAGTCAAACTCCAGCTTGGTATGGAGGATGCCAGAAAAAAAATGTATCAGGGCGGAGACAGTCTACGGGAAAGAAATCGAAGCATCAGAAGACACAGATATACTAACATGTGGAGAAGATGGATTGGAGTGGAAAAAGATAGATGATATCGAGGAAGGAGATTTCATAGCCTCACCTGATTATACAGAGATAGATAGAAAATCTCCAGATATAGAAAAATACTACACGTTTGAAAACGAGAAGTTCAAGCTTGGACAGAAATCTTCGAAAGAGCTGAGAGATAGGATGAAGGAGAAACACGGAGATCTTAGAACTGCGGCTGAAGAGTTAAACCTTTCTGAAGATTTCGTGTATACAAGTATAAGAAAAAGATTCATTCCTTATCCAAGGCTCAAATACTTGCTCAAAGAGTTCAACTTGGAATTCGACCAACTAGAAATTAATAGCGTTATGCTTCAAAACGGGGAAGAGTTTACACTACCTAAAGAATTCGACAGAAAACTAATGTACCTGATAGGGATGGTTTTCGGAGACGGGAACATCTCTGTAGAGGAGAATAGAGGTTTAGTAAGAATATCGAACTCTGATAGAGATCTACTTAAAAGATGTCAAAATATAATTGAAGAAAAATTCTCGAAGAAAATCAAAATAGAGAAACAAGAAGACAAGGTACCTTACCTAAGAATTCATAGCAAAACTATAGCCGAATTTTTCCAGAATCTGGGTATGCAGACGCCTAAAGAAGGGCTAAAACTAGATTTCGAGCTAACAATATCCCAAAATGCCGATAAATTCCTTCAAGGACTGTTAGATGCAGATGGCTCAGTAGTATCAAGAGATAATGGAAGCGATAGTGTCCAATACTCTACAATAAGCCACAAATTAGCGGATCAGGTTCAGCTAATGCTAGAAACCTATGGAATAAAATCCAGAAAAAGAACAAGAGATAGAAGAGGAGTCGAAAGACTGGCGAATGGACAGGAAATAGAATCTCAACTAGTACAGAAACACTTGGTTATTAGAGGAGAACATATTGATAGATTTAAAGAAGAACTAGGCTTCAAATCAGTGAAGAAGCACTCTTCACTGAAAGAAATTACAGGTAAGAAGAGAAACACAAATCAGGATATAGTTCCTGTCAATAATATTTTGAAAAAATCCGAGGCCAGTCCAAAGAATCACTGGACATATTTCAATCAAGATAAGAACCCTGGAGAAAAAAGAGCGCAGCAGATACTAGAAGAAGTAAAACTTGAAGAACAGATAGCAGAGAAGCTAAAGAAGGTTCAAGAAGCAGAAATAAACTGGGAAAAAGTAAAGAAAGTAAAAGAAACTGGAGAGAAAGAACTCTACGACCTGACAGTACCTGAAACACATAATTTCATCGGAAACGGTATAATAACACATAACACTGCCGCTGTCGTCCGCGATGAGACAACTGGAGAGTTTGAACTGGAAGCAGGAGCGGTCGTACTGGCTAACAAAGGATTAGCAGCAATTGATGAAATAGATAAGATGTCTGAAGAAGACAGGTCTTCACTTCACGAAGCTATGGAGCAGCAACAGATCTCTATCTCGAAAGCAAATATTCAGGCAACTCTCCACGCACAGACATCGATTCTTGCGGCCGGAAACCCGAAACTTGGACGGTTTGATCCCTACGAGCCGATCCCTCAACAGATCGAGATCGGGGACACACTGCTTTCAAGATTCGATTTCATCTTCCCGGTTAAAGACGAGCCGGACGAAGATAAGGACACTAAGCTATCCTCTCAGGTTCTCCAGAACCATATTGAGCCTGAGGAAACGGATGCTGAAGTACCTCAGGAAATGCTTAGAAAATATGTTGCTTACGCAAAAAAGAATATCAGACCAACCCTGACGCAGGAGGCAGCGGACAAGATACAGGAGTTTTACGTTTCCATGAGAACCAAAGGAAGTGACGAAGCCGGAGAATCAGTTCCTATAACAGCAAGACAGTTAGAAGCGCTGGTGAGAGTAGCAGAAGCCTCAGCTCGTTCAGAACTGAAAGATGATGTAACAGTTGATGATGCACAGAGAGCGATAGATATCCTGACCTACTGCCTGAAACAAGTAGGTGTAGACCCAGAAACAGGAGAGTTTGACATCGATGTTGTGGAATCCGGAGTAACATCCTCACAGAGAAACCGACAGCAGACAATCAAACACATACTTAACAGGATGGCAGGCGACTCATCATCTGATATGGAGGACGTACTTGACGAGGCGGAGGAAGAAGGACTCGACAGAGGAAAGGCTGAAAAAATGATTAAACAGCTCATGAGGGACGGAGAGGTATTCGAACCTGAACCCGGAAAAGTCAAGATGATGTAA
- a CDS encoding 50S ribosomal protein L15e, with translation MSYYQYAREQYEQPKENLDDIWQERLVEWRQENSIVKTENPTRIPKARQLGYKAKNGFNVIRTKISKGGSKRKRPSGGRRPKASGQNRYSSKKSKRVIAEQRTSKKYPNLEVLDSYWVAEDGNYKWYEVIMVDPEHPEIQNDDDINWICDKQSRAEKGLTPAGKKSRGLQNRGKGAEKVRPSQSANDGRTK, from the coding sequence ATGTCATACTACCAGTACGCTCGTGAGCAGTACGAGCAGCCAAAGGAAAACCTAGATGATATCTGGCAGGAGAGACTTGTAGAGTGGAGGCAGGAAAATTCTATAGTGAAGACTGAAAATCCAACGAGAATTCCAAAGGCCAGACAGTTAGGTTACAAAGCGAAAAACGGATTTAATGTAATAAGAACCAAGATCAGTAAGGGAGGATCCAAAAGAAAGCGTCCTTCAGGCGGAAGAAGACCGAAGGCTTCAGGACAAAACCGGTACTCCTCAAAGAAATCCAAGAGAGTTATCGCAGAGCAAAGAACCTCAAAGAAGTACCCAAACCTCGAAGTACTTGACAGCTACTGGGTAGCAGAAGACGGAAACTATAAATGGTACGAAGTCATCATGGTAGACCCTGAACACCCAGAAATCCAGAACGACGACGATATTAACTGGATATGCGACAAACAAAGCAGAGCAGAAAAAGGATTGACCCCAGCAGGGAAGAAGTCAAGAGGCCTTCAAAACAGAGGTAAGGGTGCGGAAAAAGTTAGACCTTCGCAAAGTGCCAACGATGGAAGAACGAAATAA
- a CDS encoding TATA-box-binding protein (TFIID; binds specifically to the TATA box and functions in transcription), with product MSEDAFEDENIKIENVVASTTLDRRMPLDRIAIYLENTEYEPEQFPGLVYRLEEPKAAALLFGSGKVVCTGTQSPEMAKDAVHKIIDELREADVEIGDKPDITVQNMVASSELGETLNLNRIAFELVGTEYEPEQFPGLVYRIDEPNVVFLLFSSGRIVCTGGRTYDDVRNGISKLKENLEEIGALE from the coding sequence ATGAGCGAAGACGCTTTCGAAGACGAAAACATCAAGATTGAAAACGTAGTAGCCTCCACAACCCTCGACAGGAGAATGCCTCTAGACAGGATAGCTATCTACCTAGAAAACACAGAGTACGAACCGGAACAGTTCCCAGGACTAGTATACAGACTGGAAGAGCCGAAAGCAGCAGCATTACTATTCGGCTCAGGAAAAGTCGTATGCACAGGAACACAAAGCCCTGAAATGGCGAAGGACGCAGTACACAAGATCATCGACGAGCTAAGAGAAGCGGACGTCGAGATCGGAGATAAGCCGGACATCACAGTACAGAACATGGTAGCCTCCTCAGAACTAGGAGAGACCCTCAACCTGAACAGGATTGCATTCGAACTGGTTGGAACGGAATACGAACCGGAACAGTTCCCAGGACTAGTATACAGAATCGATGAACCAAACGTAGTATTCCTGCTATTCTCATCAGGAAGAATCGTCTGCACAGGAGGTAGAACCTACGACGATGTCAGAAACGGCATCTCAAAACTTAAAGAGAACCTCGAAGAAATCGGGGCTCTTGAGTAA